One Staphylococcus simiae genomic region harbors:
- a CDS encoding heavy metal translocating P-type ATPase codes for MANHNKITLGITGMTCAACSNRIEKVLNKMDGVDAQVNLTTEKATIDYDTTQYQVKDFINKIDKLGYGVATDTVELDITGMTCAACSNRIEKVLNKTSGVKDATVNLTTEQANVNFYPEETNTDAIIQRIQKLGYNASVKADNQHQESRKERELKHKLFKLIISTLLSLPLLMLMFVHLFNMSIPTLFMNPWFQFVLATPVQFIIGWQFYVGAYKNLSNGAANMDVLVAVGTSAAYFYSIYEMVRWLSGTTTDPHLYFETSAVLITLILFGKYLEARAKTQTTNALGELLSLQAKEARVIRDDQEIMIPLNEVNVHDTLIVKPGEKIPVDGTITKGMTSIDESMLTGESIPVEKNIGDSVIGATMNKNGTITMLATKVGEDTALSNIIKVVEQAQSSKAPIQRLADIISGYFVPIVVGIALLTFIIWITLVRPGDFEPALVAGISVLVIACPCALGLATPTSIMVGTGRAAENGILFKGGEFVERAHQIDTIVLDKTGTITNGQPIVTNFTGDDDALKLLASAEKDSEHPLADAIVNYAKGQSLPLIETSSFNAIPGHGIEATIDSQHILIGNRKLMSKYDITLPEQATSDLLTFEKDGKTAMLIAINHQFNSIIAVADTVKANAKEAITQLHHMGIEVAMLTGDNSNTANAIAKQVGIDTVIADILPEQKSEQVAKLQQQGKHVAMVGDGVNDAPALVKADIGIAIGTGTEVAIEAADITILGGDLLLIPRAINISKATIRNIRQNLFWAFGYNIAGIPIAAMGLLAPWVAGAAMALSSVSVITNALRLKKTKLR; via the coding sequence TTGGCTAATCATAATAAAATAACATTAGGTATCACTGGTATGACGTGTGCCGCTTGCTCCAATCGTATCGAAAAGGTACTAAATAAAATGGACGGTGTCGATGCACAAGTTAATTTAACTACTGAAAAAGCAACGATTGATTATGACACTACACAATATCAAGTTAAAGATTTTATTAATAAAATTGATAAATTAGGTTATGGTGTAGCTACAGATACTGTCGAGTTAGATATAACAGGAATGACGTGTGCTGCTTGCTCTAACCGTATCGAAAAGGTCTTAAACAAAACAAGTGGTGTTAAAGATGCAACGGTAAATTTAACAACAGAACAAGCTAACGTTAATTTTTATCCCGAAGAAACTAATACAGATGCTATTATTCAGCGTATTCAAAAGCTCGGTTATAATGCCAGTGTGAAAGCAGATAATCAACATCAAGAATCACGAAAAGAACGTGAACTTAAACATAAATTATTTAAACTAATTATTTCTACACTACTATCTTTACCATTACTCATGTTAATGTTTGTACATTTATTTAATATGTCTATTCCAACACTGTTTATGAATCCGTGGTTTCAATTTGTCCTTGCAACCCCGGTACAATTCATTATCGGTTGGCAATTTTATGTTGGTGCCTATAAAAACTTGAGCAATGGTGCTGCCAATATGGATGTCCTTGTCGCTGTTGGTACAAGCGCTGCTTATTTCTATAGTATTTATGAAATGGTACGCTGGTTAAGTGGCACAACAACAGACCCTCATCTATATTTTGAAACGAGTGCAGTGTTAATCACTTTAATTTTATTTGGTAAATATTTAGAAGCTCGTGCCAAAACACAAACGACGAACGCGCTTGGCGAATTATTAAGTTTACAAGCTAAAGAAGCTCGTGTTATAAGAGATGATCAAGAAATCATGATACCATTAAATGAAGTAAACGTTCATGATACACTCATCGTCAAACCTGGAGAGAAAATCCCTGTTGATGGCACAATTACTAAAGGTATGACCTCCATTGATGAATCGATGTTGACTGGCGAATCTATCCCTGTAGAAAAAAATATTGGTGATAGTGTCATCGGAGCCACTATGAATAAAAATGGTACTATTACCATGTTAGCTACTAAAGTTGGAGAAGATACTGCCTTATCTAACATCATCAAAGTAGTAGAACAAGCCCAAAGTTCTAAAGCGCCCATTCAGCGTTTAGCTGATATTATTTCCGGTTACTTTGTACCCATTGTTGTAGGTATTGCCCTACTGACGTTCATTATTTGGATTACACTTGTAAGACCTGGTGATTTTGAACCCGCTTTAGTTGCAGGTATTTCTGTCTTAGTTATTGCTTGCCCTTGCGCACTAGGATTAGCAACACCTACTTCTATTATGGTTGGTACAGGACGTGCTGCTGAAAATGGTATCCTTTTCAAAGGTGGCGAATTTGTAGAACGTGCACATCAAATTGATACAATTGTCTTAGATAAAACTGGTACAATTACCAATGGACAGCCTATTGTAACTAACTTTACAGGTGATGATGATGCACTAAAATTACTAGCAAGTGCTGAAAAAGATTCAGAGCACCCTTTAGCCGACGCAATCGTTAACTACGCTAAAGGTCAGTCACTACCTTTAATTGAAACATCATCATTTAATGCGATTCCTGGTCATGGTATAGAAGCAACCATTGACAGTCAGCATATCTTAATAGGTAACCGCAAATTAATGTCTAAATATGACATCACTTTACCTGAACAGGCAACTAGTGACCTATTAACATTTGAGAAAGATGGTAAAACTGCAATGTTAATTGCCATCAATCATCAATTTAATAGTATTATTGCTGTTGCTGATACTGTCAAAGCCAATGCTAAAGAAGCCATTACCCAATTGCATCATATGGGTATTGAAGTAGCAATGTTAACAGGCGACAATAGCAATACTGCTAATGCAATTGCAAAACAAGTAGGTATCGATACAGTTATTGCTGATATTTTACCTGAACAAAAATCTGAACAGGTCGCTAAATTGCAACAACAAGGTAAACATGTTGCAATGGTAGGTGATGGTGTCAATGATGCTCCAGCTTTAGTTAAAGCAGATATTGGTATCGCCATAGGTACAGGTACTGAAGTTGCGATAGAAGCAGCTGATATTACCATATTAGGTGGAGACTTACTCCTTATACCAAGAGCTATTAATATCAGTAAAGCAACTATTAGAAATATACGTCAAAACTTATTTTGGGCCTTCGGATATAACATCGCTGGTATCCCAATTGCAGCGATGGGCTTACTTGCACCTTGGGTTGCAGGTGCAGCAATGGCACTTAGCTCTGTCAGTGTGATCACTAATGCGTTAAGATTGAAGAAAACAAAGCTAAGATAA
- the copZ gene encoding copper chaperone CopZ: MAQDILKVEGMSCAHCKSAVESALTELNGVDSAQVNLEQGNVEVQYDDSQVSTTQMKDAIEDQGYDVV; this comes from the coding sequence ATGGCTCAAGATATTTTAAAAGTAGAAGGTATGAGTTGTGCTCATTGTAAAAGCGCTGTTGAATCAGCTTTAACTGAGCTTAACGGTGTGGATTCAGCACAAGTTAACCTAGAACAAGGTAATGTTGAAGTTCAATATGATGATAGTCAAGTATCAACAACACAAATGAAAGATGCAATTGAAGATCAAGGTTATGACGTTGTTTAA